A part of Escherichia marmotae genomic DNA contains:
- a CDS encoding IS4-like element IS4 family transposase — protein MLIGQALDLVSRYDSLRNPLTSLGDYLDPELISRCLAESGTVTLRKRRLPLEMMVWCIVGMALERKEPLHQIVNRLDIMLPGNRPFVAPSAVIQARQRLGSEAVRRVFTKTAQLWHNTTPHPHWCGLTLLAIDGVFWRTPDTPENDAAFPRQTHAGNPALYPQVKMVCQMELTSHLLTAAAFGTMKNSENELAEQLIEQTGDNTLTLMDKGYYSLGLLNAWSQAGEHRHWMIPLRKGAQYEEIRKLGKGDHLVKLKTSPQARKKWPGLGNEVTARLLTVTRKGKVCHLLTSMTDAMRFPGGEMADLYSHRWEIELGYREIKQTMQLSRLTLRSKKPELVEQELWGVLLAYNLVRYQMIKMAEHLKGYWPNQLSFSESCGMVMRMLMTLQGASPGRIPELMRDLASMGQLVKLPTRRERAFPRVVKERPWKYPTAPKKSQSVA, from the coding sequence ATGCTCATTGGACAGGCCCTTGATCTGGTATCCCGTTACGATTCTCTGCGTAACCCACTGACTTCTCTGGGGGATTACCTCGACCCCGAACTCATCTCTCGTTGCCTTGCCGAATCAGGTACTGTAACGCTACGCAAGCGCCGTCTTCCCCTCGAAATGATGGTCTGGTGTATTGTTGGCATGGCGCTTGAGCGTAAAGAACCTCTTCACCAGATTGTGAATCGCCTGGACATCATGCTACCGGGCAATCGCCCCTTCGTTGCCCCCAGTGCCGTTATTCAGGCCCGCCAGCGCCTGGGAAGTGAGGCTGTCCGCCGCGTGTTCACGAAAACAGCGCAGCTCTGGCATAACACCACGCCGCATCCGCACTGGTGCGGCCTGACCCTGCTGGCCATCGATGGTGTGTTCTGGCGCACACCGGATACACCAGAGAACGATGCAGCCTTCCCCCGCCAGACACATGCCGGGAACCCGGCGCTCTACCCGCAGGTCAAAATGGTCTGCCAGATGGAACTGACCAGCCATCTGCTGACGGCTGCAGCCTTCGGCACGATGAAGAACAGCGAAAATGAGCTTGCTGAGCAACTTATAGAACAAACCGGCGATAACACCCTGACGTTAATGGATAAAGGTTATTACTCACTGGGACTGTTAAATGCCTGGAGCCAGGCGGGAGAACACCGCCACTGGATGATCCCTCTCAGAAAGGGAGCGCAATATGAAGAGATCAGAAAACTGGGTAAAGGCGATCATCTGGTGAAGCTGAAAACCAGCCCGCAGGCACGAAAAAAGTGGCCGGGGCTGGGAAATGAGGTGACAGCCCGCCTGCTGACCGTGACGCGCAAAGGAAAAGTCTGCCATCTGCTGACGTCGATGACGGACGCCATGCGCTTCCCCGGAGGAGAAATGGCGGATCTGTACAGTCATCGCTGGGAAATCGAACTGGGATACAGGGAGATAAAACAGACGATGCAACTGAGCAGGCTGACGCTGAGAAGTAAAAAGCCGGAGCTTGTGGAGCAAGAGCTGTGGGGTGTCTTACTGGCTTATAATCTGGTGAGATATCAGATGATTAAAATGGCAGAACATCTGAAAGGTTACTGGCCGAATCAACTGAGTTTCTCAGAATCATGCGGAATGGTGATGAGAATGCTGATGACATTGCAGGGCGCTTCACCGGGACGTATACCGGAGCTGATGCGCGATCTTGCAAGTATGGGACAACTTGTGAAATTACCGACAAGAAGGGAAAGAGCCTTCCCGAGAGTGGTAAAGGAGAGGCCCTGGAAATACCCCACAGCCCCGAAAAAGAGCCAGTCAGTTGCTTAA